A genomic region of Zea mays cultivar B73 chromosome 6, Zm-B73-REFERENCE-NAM-5.0, whole genome shotgun sequence contains the following coding sequences:
- the LOC100275277 gene encoding V-type proton ATPase subunit e1-like precursor, translating to MGFWATTLIFVLAGVAASLFTLLCCNRGPSTNLFHLTLVTTAVICCWMMYAIVYLAQMKPLINPILSGE from the exons ATGGGGTTCTGGGCGACGACGctcatcttcgtcctcgccggCGTCGCCGCATCCCTCTTCACGCTCCTCTGCTGCAACCGCGGGCCCTCCACAAACCT GTTCCATTTGACCTTGGTGACTACAGCTGTAATTTGTTGCTGGATGAT GTATGCAATCGTCTACCTTGCTCAGATGAAGCCATTGATCAACCCCATTCTGAGCGGAGAGTGA
- the LOC103629419 gene encoding uncharacterized protein: MSSSLRFLRPKNDGGGGDDGCFDGVELEVTVLSADSLRLPPSYSPLPRRLRPYVTVASSDAPAGSACSTAVAVGSGGGGGEHAWGDTLVVPVGAGFLEGRAHVHVSVLSEPACRLVGATPLGWCRIPVADVLDGLRPPRALRRLSYSLRCPRRGGGGGAWGHGVVHLSVRLLGLRDDAPAATATATDATPPVQQGWCRVAMGIPVSGPSSAAASAVVGMPLSWGATTSR, encoded by the coding sequence ATGTCATCGTCGCTGCGGTTCCTGCGGCCGAagaacgacggcggcggcggagaCGACGGGTGCTTCGACGGCGTCGAGCTGGAGGTGACGGTGCTGTCGGCGGACTCGCTGCGCCTACCGCCGTCCTACTCGCCGCTGCCCCGCCGGCTGCGGCCGTACGTGACCGTGGCGTCGTCGGACGCGCCCGCcggctcggcctgcagcacggcggTGGCAgtggggagcggcggcggcggcggcgagcacGCGTGGGGCGACACGCTCGTCGTCCCCGTGGGCGCGGGCTTCCTGGAGGGCCGCGCCCACGTCCACGTCTCCGTGCTCTCGGAGCCCGCCTGCCGGCTCGTCGGCGCCACGCCGCTGGGCTGGTGCCGCATCCCCGTGGCCGACGTGCTCGACGGCCTCCGCCCGCCGCGCGCGCTCCGCCGGCTCAGCTACTCGCTGCGCTGCCCGCGCcgaggcgggggcgggggcgcgtGGGGCCACGGCGTCGTGCACCTCTCCGTGCGCCTGCTTGGCCTCCGCGACGACGCGCCGGcagccacggccacggccacggacGCGACGCCGCCGGTGCAGCAGGGTTGGTGCCGCGTGGCGATGGGCATCCCGGTGTCCGGACCGTCGTCGGCGGCCGCTTCCGCCGTCGTCGGGATGCCCTTGTCGTGGGGCGCCACCACGTCACGGTGA